In Ignavibacteria bacterium, a single genomic region encodes these proteins:
- the rplU gene encoding 50S ribosomal protein L21, with protein MFAVVDIAGVQFKVQEKDTVHVPKLDVEVGKKVKLSKVLLLSGDSKTEIGQPYLAGKTVSAKVLEHIKDDKVLVFKKKRRKGYKRLRGHRQQLTKIEIEKIK; from the coding sequence ATGTTTGCTGTAGTTGATATTGCAGGTGTCCAATTTAAAGTTCAAGAAAAGGATACCGTACACGTACCAAAATTAGATGTCGAAGTTGGTAAAAAAGTGAAATTATCTAAGGTCCTTCTGTTATCTGGCGATTCAAAAACTGAAATCGGACAGCCATATTTAGCAGGTAAGACTGTTTCTGCAAAAGTGCTTGAACATATAAAAGACGATAAAGTCCTTGTCTTCAAAAAGAAAAGAAGAAAAGGTTATAAACGTTTACGCGGACATCGTCAGCAATTGACAA